The segment caaattttgcgtataaatttcaaaatacttcaacattatttagtaatttgttagaataaatttgtatcataatgagcttattattttttttatgttcctAAACTGaccaggaactgggtccttgacggtagcaGTGGTTGCTCATGTGCATGAGACGACATAACCTTAAAATGAGATAAACAGTATTAGGTtaactggcagtaattggggtgtcagtaattcagtcaaatgcattttaagggtgtcagtGATAGAttccgaaatatatttttgaaattgatgaatgTATAcgtaaaaatcgaagttttaagatccaccaatttttttccatcaagtaaacatattgaagaataataaataagaaGAACGACATATATCTTTAGTCTATAAGTACAgaactataagataatgtcagagtcaacgcttaaagtgtcaATAATTGGGTCCTAACCCCCCTCGGAACAATTCTTGCACGCGTTTGCTCCAGAAACACTTGACGTACAACCACGCGTCTCTCCTTCCTGGAGCATGAGCACCTAGACACGCAACACTTTTTTGTCTCCTCCAACAGTACTCGGGGAACTTCGATCGTCCACGCTGTGTCCATTAAAGCCAACCTTTTCCAAGGGTGTCGAGTTTGTTGTTAAGCAGAATCTCGCGGCAATGTAACCATGCCCCAAGGCCTACATCAGGCAAGGCACTCGGTGCCTGGCGAACGGCGCGCAGGCCGTGTTCGCCCAGCAGGGACAAGGATGATGCAGAGAGAGACAGAaaaggactgaaaaatatgtgAAAGCATGCCAGTTACAAAGCACCAATTGTGACTCCCAAAGGTGTCTATCCCCGAAACGGCTCCGAAGAACAACTCGAGGACCTCTTAGCGAGCCAGCAGCGATGAAGAGTGCAGAGGTGCGTTTCCGGGCCGGGGTTCGCGTAGGTAAAAGCACGGGATACGACGGGATATGAGTGAAATCGCAATAATTACCGGCGGCACGGATCACAAACCCTGCAATACGGTAGTCGGGTAGGCGGTATGGCCTACCAACAGGCGCATACAGGTATACGCAAGCTCTTTGTCGGAGGGAGGTGGAGTACGGGTTATATTGGCGCCACCTCCTGCACGGTTAAGCGAGCGACTAGGGCAGACTTACGCCTTaaggctctctctctccctctctctccctctctctccccctctcactctctctctgtctctaccCCACCCTCTGTCTCTCGCTCGTGCACGCTATCTctcccaccctctctctcttcctttacCCTTTCCCCTGATTTCCTCTCCGTCGCTCCCTGATCGCCCCTAACCGACACCTCTCGCTTCCACGCTCTTCCCTCCTCCGCGTCCGTCGCACCCCCTCCTCGCTTGGGCTGCTCACCAGCTCGCTCGCACGGCCGCTCGCGCGCGCTCTGCCCTCTCTCGTCCCTCTCTACCCGCGCTTGATGCTGCAACTCCGGCTCGGCTAACCCAACCTAACCCGCGGGCCAACTTCATTCCACGCCGACTGACCACCACCGAcggccgtcgtcgtcctcgacgccgtcgtcgtcgtcatagAACGCGGGTCACGCGACACGCTGCGCCGCCGACACGGTCGCCAACGGTGTGTTTGTGCGTCCAGGGGCCTTTTTTTTCTCGCGCGCCACCCCGCCGCTGTGTGCCGCCGGCTCTCGCGCTCGCCGATCTCGGTCCAACGGTGACAGGGTCCACGGCAGACGGACACCTGGGGAGAGACAGAGGGGGGAAAGAGAGATAGTGATCAAGTGCGTCGAGGCAGCT is part of the Andrena cerasifolii isolate SP2316 chromosome 1, iyAndCera1_principal, whole genome shotgun sequence genome and harbors:
- the LOC143371079 gene encoding LOW QUALITY PROTEIN: uncharacterized protein LOC143371079 (The sequence of the model RefSeq protein was modified relative to this genomic sequence to represent the inferred CDS: deleted 1 base in 1 codon), yielding MFSEEEGRLVISSSTERRELRDLVAGKAWYTCNVNSRDVLVTSPASAERCGHSRCIVPFTWKGISGSASAGPLRGLCKLAHEVRVVPERPPRRPRRRRLSGGIRERVSSLLLSRISRQCNHAPRPTSGKALGAWRTARRPCSPSRDKDDAERDRKGLKNIEIAIITGGTDHKPCNTVVGRRYGLPTGAYRYTQALCRREVEYGLYWRHLLHG